One Williamsia phyllosphaerae genomic window, GCTGCGCACAACGTCCCCTCCGCGACCCTGCTCGCCGCGGATGCGTTGACGCCCACCAGCACCGCCGATGTCGTGATCGCCGATCCGGCGCGTCGTACCGCCGGCGGGTCGCGGACCTTCCGGCTCGACCAGTTGCAGCCGTCACTGTTCGACCTGTTGACCACCTACGCCGGACGGCCGCTGCTGGTGAAGAGTGCTCCGGGACTGGACTATCAGCTGCTGCGTGATCGGTACGGTTACAACGGCGAGGTCCAGATCACCTCGTTCGACGGCGGTGTCCGAGAGGCGTGCCTGTGGACCGGCCGGGAGTTCGAGGAGCGGCGGCGGGCGACGGTGATACGCACCGACGGAACCGGATTCGAGATCACCGATGCCGACGGTGACGACATTGCGCCCGGGGATCCCGGGACCTGGATCGTCGATCCGGACGGCGCGGTGGTGCGCGCCGGGCTCGTCCGGCACTACGCGAAGCGTCACGATCTGTGGCAACTCGACGGCCAGATCGCCTACCTGACCGGTCATCACGTGCCCGCGGGGGACCGGGGGTGGCGGGTTCTCGAATGGTCCGGCTTCGCCGAGAAACATCTCAGACGTCGTCTGACCGAACTGGACTGTGGCGTCCTCGAGATCATGGTCCGCGGTGTCGAGGTGGATCCCGACAAGCTGCGCAGCCGTCTGAAATTGCGTGGCTCGCAGTCGTTGGCGGTCGTCATCACCCGCATCGGCAGACGCGGTGTCGCGTTCATCTGTGAGGCAGGGGTTCGCGCCGGGTCCGCCGGCATCAGGGCGTAGATTCGCGAGGCATGGACGACTCGGGACCCAGTCGGACGGCGCTCGCTACCGCGTACGCCCGTGCGTACCACCAGATGGTCGATCGCCCGCGAATACTGACCGACCCGTACGCGGCGCGCATCCTCGGAGTCGGTCCCGAGGAACTGTCCACGATGAGCGAGTCAGCCGTCGAGAAGTCTGTGGTCGGGGCCATGCAGTGGCCACGGCGACTGTTCTTCGCCGCCCGCGCGCGTTTCGCCGAGGACCGCGTCGCGGCGGCCTGGGAGCGGGGTGTGCGCCAGGTCGTCGTGCTCGGTGCGGGTATGGACACGTTCTCGCTCCGGAATCCGCGCGCGGGCCTGCGGGTGTTCGAAGTGGATCATCCCGCGACCCAGGCGTGGAAGCGTCGCCGTCTCACCGAGGCCGGCGTCGACGTCCCCGAGCCGGTGACCTTCGTGCCGGTCGACTTCGAGACAGACCTCCTGGCAGACGAATTGGAGTCGGCGGGGATGAGCAGGTCCGATCCGACGGTCTTCGTGTGGCTCGGCGTGGTGTACTACCTGACCTCGGACGCAGTCGATGCGACGCTCGACTACATCGCCGGTCAGGCCCGGCCGGCCGAGGTCGTGTTCGACTATCTCCAACCGCCGACCGGTGACGAGGACGTGTCGCGGCTTCGAGAGCGCGCGGATCGTCTCGCCGCGGCCGGGGAGCCCTGGCTCAGCTATTTCACACCGACCGATCTCAGGGTGAAGCTGGCCGGCCTCGGCTTCGGGGAGATCGACGACCGGTCGGCCGCCGAGGTGGTCGACGAATACACCGATGGCACAACGGATATGCGGATCGACGACCCGCAAGCACTGCGCGCGAGCCGAATCGTCAGTGCAGTCCGGACGCGCTGAGCGCCCACGCGCTGACTGTGTGGAAAGCGCCCCAGTGCTGACTGTGTGGAAAGCGCCCACGTGCTGACTGTGTGGAAAGCGCCCCACGTGCTGACTGTGTGGAAAGCGCGCTGCACGTGCTGACTGTGTGGAAAGCACCATCGAGTGTGCTGGCAGCGATAGGCGAGACATGCTGCAATACGACGCACACTCGATGAGTGCTTTCCGCACCGTCAGCGGCTTTTCACCATCCCCAGAACGCGGGAAGACTTCGATTCTTCGAACACGTGTTCGAGTAGTTGTGGTAGTCTCGAGGTGTAGCCGCGCCTGGGGAGGAGTGCTTCGTGACCATCGCCGAGACGTCTGACACCGATACCGTGTCTGTGTTGGAGGCGAATTACGCTGCGCTCGAACAGCTCCTGGACGAAATCGCGGCCGGCTCGTCGGATGCATGTAGCGATGCGGTGGTCGCGGAGTTGGCCGAGCGTCATGAGCGGGTGGTGCGGCGGATGGAATCGATCGGCAACCGACGGATCCTCGACGTGTCTGATCGGGAGGCTTTCCGGGTGTCGGGGTCGAAGAGCCTGATCGATTTCTGCTCGACCCGGTTACGGATCACCCGCCCCCGCAGACGGTTACGTGCCGTGCAACACCTCGAAGCCATGCATGCGATGACCGGGGAACTGCTCCCACCCCGGGCCCCGAACACCGCAGCCGGCCTCGCCG contains:
- a CDS encoding THUMP-like domain-containing protein → MGYEFTLDDVAHLRTRFGQEALLTAESLELRPDTLISDLAVLRSRYPGHEAALVDTVRSRRKAAGKLRDADRLLLTDTAVQQATTRTVAAHRAADLAARFPGAVVHDVTCSVGAELAELAAQPGIGPILGSDIDRVRLAMAAHNVPSATLLAADALTPTSTADVVIADPARRTAGGSRTFRLDQLQPSLFDLLTTYAGRPLLVKSAPGLDYQLLRDRYGYNGEVQITSFDGGVREACLWTGREFEERRRATVIRTDGTGFEITDADGDDIAPGDPGTWIVDPDGAVVRAGLVRHYAKRHDLWQLDGQIAYLTGHHVPAGDRGWRVLEWSGFAEKHLRRRLTELDCGVLEIMVRGVEVDPDKLRSRLKLRGSQSLAVVITRIGRRGVAFICEAGVRAGSAGIRA
- a CDS encoding class I SAM-dependent methyltransferase: MDDSGPSRTALATAYARAYHQMVDRPRILTDPYAARILGVGPEELSTMSESAVEKSVVGAMQWPRRLFFAARARFAEDRVAAAWERGVRQVVVLGAGMDTFSLRNPRAGLRVFEVDHPATQAWKRRRLTEAGVDVPEPVTFVPVDFETDLLADELESAGMSRSDPTVFVWLGVVYYLTSDAVDATLDYIAGQARPAEVVFDYLQPPTGDEDVSRLRERADRLAAAGEPWLSYFTPTDLRVKLAGLGFGEIDDRSAAEVVDEYTDGTTDMRIDDPQALRASRIVSAVRTR